One Gambusia affinis linkage group LG15, SWU_Gaff_1.0, whole genome shotgun sequence genomic window carries:
- the LOC122844414 gene encoding V-set and immunoglobulin domain-containing protein 10-like 2, with translation MWMRCNLENGTEPIQYVWQHETRSGNITVVAQGSSNLINMTDINRNHTGWYRCVATNAVNSESSNRLWLDTIYGPDIPRIDVTPYSITERGYSALERETVSLMCQAPSNPASQYVWFYNNSQVYSGPQYTITKILRMHTGDYACLAQNTYLNTRSKKTISLTVYYPPDGSPSCSVEAALNHTALKLLCVWAGGFPSPSLDWAGDLVQAGKTQVNAEQQTNLQSGTAVILPSESMTPNSLFRCVGSHPALKQTTECSTRTYIPPAEPVCFAYVTNAQQYLMLSCSWDGGAPKALVWWEGPGGQSKGGQENSNILVLRYGMARSGIPYTCYAKHPLLVEAKSCRLTLEAPVLLTQRRVISVYEGSDVQLTCNLRANYLPANEITWFNNQGVDVRDTSKYMLLRTSAWANLTVRETDEMQDSGEYRCSTSNAVGGAEINVTLVVKRYPMPPNATLIRATYNSRQRNEVELEWQVDGTEETGGWTGFHLEHQWVSERPNKRGSSNISQLQMEERISSQDWYRTVIQDPGSRSHTVRGLTPTVTYQFRITPVNHRTIGHPSPTKTPAEPRNSMYPAVIGAAIGGMLFAAILTVLLLMYIIRNRNNNPRLHDMLFGMQHSQSRENINFPEDEMVRGSDGGIEDIGGLSTAGPAVSIPRASSPLTASPRSPTPTSQAPPSGDDEPVSVTITVKAAES, from the exons ATGTGGATGCGATGCAACCTGGAAAACGGGACCGAGCCAATCCAGTACGTATGGCAGCACGAAACCCGCAGTGGCAACATCACGGTGGTGGCGCAGGGAAGCAGCAACCTCATCAACATGACGGACATCAACAGAAACCACACTGGCTGGTACCGCTGTGTGGCCACCAATGCCGTCAACAGTGAGAGCTCTAACCGCTTATGGCTGGACACCATCT ATGGTCCAGACATCCCCCGGATAGACGTGACTCCGTACAGTATAACAGAGCGGGGTTACTCAGCGTTGGAGAGAGAGACTGTTTCACTGATGTGTCAAGCACCGTCCAATCCAGCCAGTCAGTACGTCTGGTTCTACAACAACTCCCAGGTCTACAGTGGGCCGCAGTACACCATCACCAAGATCCTTCGCATGCACACAGGAGACTACGCCTGTTTGGCCCAGAACACATACCTGAACACCCGCTCCAAAAAAACCATCAGCCTGACTGTCTACT ACCCTCCTGATGGTTCCCCCTCCTGCTCTGTGGAGGCGGCTCTGAATCACACTGCTCTGAAGCTGCTCTGCGTCTGGGCCGGGGGATTCCCCTCCCCGTCCTTGGACTGGGCCGGAGATCTGGTGCAGGCAGGAAAAACCCAGGTGAACGCAGAACAACAAACTAATCTACAAAGTGGCACCGCCGTCATTCTGCCCTCTGAGAGCATGACCCCTAACAGCTTGTTTAGATGTGTGGGTTCCCATCCTGCTCTGAAACAAACTACAGAGTGCAGCACGCGTACAT ACATTCCTCCTGCAGAACCGGTGTGTTTTGCCTACGTCACAAACGCTCAGCAATACCTGATGCTGTCCTGCTCCTGGGATGGAGGGGCCCCAAAGGCCCTAGTGTGGTGGGAAGGACCAGGGGGCCAAAGCAAAGGAGGACAAGAAAACTCCAACATCCTGGTCCTCCGTTATGGGATGGCCCGAAGTGGGATACCGTACACCTGCTACGCTAAACACCCACTTCTGGTGGAAGCAAAGAGTTGTAGGCTCACACTGG AGGCCCCGGTGTTGTTGACGCAGCGCAGAGTCATCTCTGTGTACGAGGGAAGTGACGTTCAGCTCACCTGCAATCTGAGAGCCAATTACCTTCCAGCCAATGAAATCACCTGGTTCAACAATCAGGGCGTGGATGTCCGAGACACGTCGAAGTACATGCTGCTGCGAACGTCTGCCTGGGCCAACCTGACTGTGAGAGAAACCGACGAGATGCAGGACAGCGGAGAGTACAGATGCTCCACTTCAAACGCAGTGGGAGGCGCTGAGATCAACGTCACTCTGGTGGTCAAGA GATACCCCATGCCACCCAATGCAACCCTGATCAGAGCGACGTACAACAGCCGACAGCGTAATGAGGTGGAGCTGGAGTGGCAGGTCGACGGTACGGAGGAGACTGGAGGATGGACTGGTTTCCACCTGGAGCACCAGTGGGTGTCTGAGCGACCAAACAAGAGAGGGAGCAGCAATATTTCACAGCTGCAGATGGAGGAGAGGATTTCCTCCCAAGACTGGTACCGTACCGTCATCCAGGATCCAGGCAGCAGGAGTCACACAGTTCGAGGCCTGACTCCGACCGTTACCTACCAGTTCCGCATAACACCCGTCAACCACCGCACCATCGGACACCCGTCTCCAACAAAAACTCCAG CGGAACCACGCAACAGCATGTACCCTGCTGTGATCGGAGCAGCGATAGGCGGGATGCTCTTCGCAGCCATTCTCACAGTCCTGCTGCTCATGTACATAATCCGCAACCGCAACAACAATCCCA GACTGCATGACATGCTGTTTGGCAT gCAGCACAGCCAGTCAAGAGAGAACATTAATTTTCCAGAGGATGAAATGGTCAGAGGGTCAGATGGAGGGATAGAGGACATCGGGGGATTATCAACTGCAG